One region of Strigops habroptila isolate Jane chromosome 11, bStrHab1.2.pri, whole genome shotgun sequence genomic DNA includes:
- the C11H12orf49 gene encoding UPF0454 protein C12orf49 homolog isoform X1: MVPWGAVLWRRLLRKRWVLGVVFGLSLVYFLTSTFKQEERMVRDRNLLQVQEHEQPIMWKVKFSSGNSSQLSNQCRNSVQGKLLITDELGYICERKDLLVNGCCNVNVPSTKLYSCESCLPNGCCSVYEYCVSCCLQPSKVQRCSPAFQQHLLERFLKRAAIAFQNLFMAVEDHFELCLAKCRTSSQSVQHENTYRDPIAKYCYGEYPPELLPV; the protein is encoded by the exons ATGGTGCCCTGGGGAGCGGTGCTGTGGCGGCGGCTGCTGAGGAAGCGCTGGGTCCTTGGCGTCGTCTTCGGGCTCTCCCTCGTCTACTTCCTCACCAGCACGTTCAAGCAG GAAGAGAGGATGGTGAGAGATCGGAATCTCCTCCAAGTGCAGGAGCATGAGCAGCCGATCATGTGGAAGGTGAAGTTCAGTTCGGGAAACAGCAGTCAGCTGAGTAACCAGTGCAGGAATTCTGTGCAGGGGAAGCTCCTCATTACAGATGAACTGG gctaCATCTGTGAGAGGAAGGACCTACTGGTAAATGGCTGTTGTAATGTCAACGTGCCCAGTACGAAGCTGTACAGCTGTGAGAGCTGCCTTCCCAACGGCTGCTGCAGTGTCTATGAGTACTGTGTTTCCTGTtgcctgcagcccagcaagGTGCAGAGATGTTCTCCTGCTTTTCAG CAACATCTTCTGGAACGTTTCTTGAAGCGGGCAGCTATTGCTTTCCAAAACCTCTTCATGGCAGTGGAAGATCACTTTGAGTTGTGTCTGGCAAAATGTAGGACTTCATCACAG AGTGTGCAGCATGAAAACACCTACAGAGATCCAATTGCAAAATACTGCTATGGTGAATATCCCCCAGAGCTTCTGCCTGTTTGA
- the C11H12orf49 gene encoding UPF0454 protein C12orf49 homolog isoform X2, producing MVPWGAVLWRRLLRKRWVLGVVFGLSLVYFLTSTFKQEERMVRDRNLLQVQEHEQPIMWKVKFSSGNSSQLSNQCRNSVQGKLLITDELGYICERKDLLVNGCCNVNVPSTKLYSCESCLPNGCCSVYEYCVSCCLQPSKQHLLERFLKRAAIAFQNLFMAVEDHFELCLAKCRTSSQSVQHENTYRDPIAKYCYGEYPPELLPV from the exons ATGGTGCCCTGGGGAGCGGTGCTGTGGCGGCGGCTGCTGAGGAAGCGCTGGGTCCTTGGCGTCGTCTTCGGGCTCTCCCTCGTCTACTTCCTCACCAGCACGTTCAAGCAG GAAGAGAGGATGGTGAGAGATCGGAATCTCCTCCAAGTGCAGGAGCATGAGCAGCCGATCATGTGGAAGGTGAAGTTCAGTTCGGGAAACAGCAGTCAGCTGAGTAACCAGTGCAGGAATTCTGTGCAGGGGAAGCTCCTCATTACAGATGAACTGG gctaCATCTGTGAGAGGAAGGACCTACTGGTAAATGGCTGTTGTAATGTCAACGTGCCCAGTACGAAGCTGTACAGCTGTGAGAGCTGCCTTCCCAACGGCTGCTGCAGTGTCTATGAGTACTGTGTTTCCTGTtgcctgcagcccagcaag CAACATCTTCTGGAACGTTTCTTGAAGCGGGCAGCTATTGCTTTCCAAAACCTCTTCATGGCAGTGGAAGATCACTTTGAGTTGTGTCTGGCAAAATGTAGGACTTCATCACAG AGTGTGCAGCATGAAAACACCTACAGAGATCCAATTGCAAAATACTGCTATGGTGAATATCCCCCAGAGCTTCTGCCTGTTTGA